From Bdellovibrionales bacterium, one genomic window encodes:
- a CDS encoding YggS family pyridoxal phosphate-dependent enzyme, whose translation MSNAHGIFILAGMTTFAKNLALVSQKIEESCQKAGRGAASVTLVAVSKTQPVEAIEAIEAALAAGQRVFGENRVQEAAAKFPALKTRYPELKLHLIGPLQTNKVPEAVGLFDVIETLDRPKLAQALAREMKKQGRTPRLLIEVNIGAEPQKAGIPPEEVAAFLGACQALGLKIDGLMALPPKDQDPAPFFAALKKLADQHNLAQVSMGMSADFEEAITHGASHVRIGTALFGQRLP comes from the coding sequence TTGTCAAACGCTCATGGCATCTTTATTTTGGCGGGCATGACCACCTTTGCCAAAAATCTGGCCCTTGTTTCCCAAAAAATCGAAGAATCCTGCCAAAAGGCGGGGCGGGGCGCTGCCTCTGTGACCCTTGTGGCTGTCAGCAAGACGCAGCCCGTCGAGGCTATCGAGGCTATCGAGGCGGCTTTGGCGGCAGGGCAGCGCGTTTTTGGCGAAAACAGGGTGCAGGAGGCGGCGGCCAAGTTTCCGGCCCTTAAAACCCGCTATCCTGAGTTAAAACTACACCTGATCGGCCCCCTGCAGACCAACAAAGTCCCTGAAGCCGTTGGCCTTTTTGACGTGATCGAGACGCTTGACCGACCCAAGCTGGCGCAGGCGCTGGCTAGGGAGATGAAGAAACAGGGTCGCACGCCGCGCTTGCTCATTGAGGTCAATATCGGGGCGGAGCCGCAAAAAGCGGGCATTCCGCCAGAAGAGGTTGCGGCGTTTTTAGGGGCCTGCCAAGCGCTTGGCCTTAAAATTGACGGATTGATGGCACTTCCTCCTAAGGATCAGGATCCCGCGCCCTTCTTTGCCGCCCTGAAAAAGCTGGCCGACCAGCACAACCTTGCGCAGGTCAGCATGGGCATGAGCGCGGATTTTGAGGAAGCCATCACCCACGGCGCAAGCCATGTGCGAATAGGAACGGCTCTGTTTGGCCAACGCTTGCCTTAA
- a CDS encoding anthranilate synthase family protein — protein sequence MINFLTTTEPFALIRRQAADTVLCLSGSLAALDKLEGIPRRKETPAQETFDTLSILPFRQVEELGFQARHKNEKILCLNVKEQDSIALDQLLALLPDNTLVMDGEGAFTPDDAGFAAMVRRIIDDEIGNGEGCNFVVPRTYRGRIAAFDRAKALSVYRRLLENEYGTYWAFLYFTGDRYFIGATPERHLSVKGGNVKMNPISGTFRKMEHDHAAALPALQGFLGDQKEIFELLMVVDEELKMMAEVCTAGGQVVGPMIKEMSKLIHTEYVLAGQSDRDVVDMLRESMFAATVVGSPIENACRINYRYNEQSRGYYGSALALLGRDTSGRDMLDSPITIRMAEIALDGSFSISAGATIVKDSDPESETAETAAKARGMLAALGFRAGSNEPLYRLGEQVYGEDMMIKLSSRNAKLSRFWIEDQSDARHPDPRLIGKKVTIIDNEDHFTRMLAHMIRPLGMIPKIVMNAAYDAATDDADLIVLGPGPGDPRDRENARIAKATVLCRTFIETKKPLFCICLGHQILCNVLGLPLVKKQRPFQGAQELIDLWGEPERVGFYNTFAGKVDGAALPQGMDVSFDAQTGEVHALRSTGGAARFVGLQFHPESILTTNGVRIIRDVIMGLMA from the coding sequence ATGATCAACTTCTTGACCACCACAGAGCCGTTTGCCCTGATCCGCCGCCAAGCCGCAGACACCGTTTTGTGCCTGTCCGGCTCGCTCGCCGCGCTGGATAAGCTGGAAGGCATTCCACGCCGCAAAGAAACGCCCGCCCAAGAAACCTTCGATACGCTAAGCATTCTGCCCTTTCGCCAAGTGGAAGAGCTTGGTTTTCAGGCGCGGCACAAAAACGAAAAGATCCTGTGCCTGAACGTCAAGGAACAAGACAGCATCGCGCTAGACCAACTGCTCGCGCTTTTGCCCGATAACACGCTCGTCATGGACGGCGAGGGCGCGTTCACCCCCGACGATGCGGGCTTTGCCGCGATGGTGCGCCGGATTATTGACGACGAGATCGGCAACGGCGAAGGCTGCAACTTTGTCGTACCGCGCACCTATCGCGGCCGCATTGCGGCGTTTGATCGCGCGAAGGCTTTGTCCGTCTATCGCCGTCTGCTGGAAAATGAATACGGCACATACTGGGCCTTCCTATACTTCACGGGTGATCGCTATTTTATCGGCGCAACGCCAGAGAGGCATTTGTCGGTTAAGGGCGGCAACGTGAAGATGAACCCCATCAGCGGCACTTTCCGTAAGATGGAGCATGACCACGCCGCCGCGCTGCCCGCCCTGCAAGGCTTCCTTGGTGATCAAAAGGAAATCTTTGAGCTACTCATGGTCGTGGATGAAGAGCTGAAGATGATGGCCGAAGTGTGCACAGCGGGCGGCCAAGTCGTCGGCCCGATGATCAAGGAAATGTCTAAGCTGATCCACACGGAGTATGTCTTAGCGGGACAATCGGATCGCGATGTGGTCGATATGCTGCGCGAGAGCATGTTCGCGGCCACCGTGGTGGGCAGTCCCATCGAGAACGCCTGCCGTATCAATTACCGCTATAACGAACAATCGCGTGGTTATTATGGCAGTGCCTTGGCTCTTCTGGGTCGCGATACGAGCGGGAGAGATATGCTGGATTCGCCCATCACGATCCGCATGGCCGAAATCGCGCTGGACGGTTCTTTTTCCATCAGCGCGGGCGCAACGATTGTAAAGGACAGCGATCCCGAAAGCGAAACCGCTGAAACGGCGGCGAAGGCTCGTGGGATGCTGGCGGCGCTAGGCTTTCGCGCAGGCTCGAACGAGCCGCTCTATCGGCTTGGCGAGCAAGTGTATGGCGAGGACATGATGATTAAGCTGTCCTCACGCAACGCCAAGCTTTCGCGCTTTTGGATCGAGGATCAAAGTGATGCGCGGCATCCCGACCCGCGCCTCATCGGCAAGAAGGTGACGATCATCGATAATGAGGATCACTTCACGCGCATGCTGGCGCATATGATCCGCCCGCTGGGCATGATCCCCAAGATTGTGATGAACGCGGCTTATGATGCCGCCACGGACGACGCCGATTTGATCGTGCTAGGCCCCGGCCCGGGGGATCCGCGCGATAGGGAGAATGCGCGCATCGCCAAGGCCACCGTGCTATGCCGCACTTTTATTGAAACTAAAAAACCGCTGTTTTGTATTTGCCTTGGGCATCAGATTCTGTGCAACGTCCTTGGCCTACCTCTTGTAAAAAAGCAAAGGCCGTTTCAAGGCGCACAAGAGCTGATTGATCTGTGGGGCGAACCAGAACGCGTTGGTTTTTACAACACCTTTGCGGGCAAAGTGGATGGAGCCGCGTTGCCGCAGGGTATGGACGTCAGCTTTGATGCGCAAACGGGCGAGGTTCACGCGCTACGCAGCACAGGGGGCGCGGCACGCTTTGTGGGGCTGCAATTCCATCCCGAATCTATCCTCACCACCAACGGCGTGCGGATTATCCGCGATGTGATAATGGGCCTGATGGCATGA
- the gatB gene encoding Asp-tRNA(Asn)/Glu-tRNA(Gln) amidotransferase subunit GatB, with protein sequence MAYVQGQTGEWEMVIGLEVHAQVTSKAKLFSGASAAFGGAPNAHVSLVDAGFPGMLPVINKYCVEQAVRTGLGLKAQINLTSVFDRKNYFYADLPNGYQISQFTQPIVGKGEIILDLEGGKSRTVGITRLHLEQDAGKSMHDQSPTETFVDLNRAGVALMEVVSEPDMRSGEEAAAYLKKLRAIVRYLGSCDGNMEEGSMRCDVNISMRRVGVTTLGTRCEIKNVNSIRFVMQAIDYEAQRQVEILEAGGEVKQETRLWDTGKGITRAMRSKEEAHDYRYFPDPDLLPLVLDAAWVDAIKETLPELPDEKKQRFISEYGLTDYDASVLVAEKASADFFETVAKGRDGKLAANWLTSELFGALNKMGKSIEESPISGEALGGLIELISNDTISGRIAKDVFAEMLASGKPAAQIVEEKGLRQVTDMGAIGAEIDKILAANGDKVAEYRAGKDKLFGFFVGQVMKATGGKLNPAMLNDTLKEKLKG encoded by the coding sequence ATGGCATACGTTCAGGGGCAGACAGGCGAGTGGGAGATGGTGATCGGGCTTGAGGTTCATGCTCAGGTGACCTCGAAGGCCAAGTTGTTTTCCGGCGCAAGCGCGGCTTTCGGCGGCGCGCCCAACGCGCATGTCTCGCTGGTCGATGCGGGCTTTCCGGGCATGCTTCCCGTCATCAACAAATACTGCGTCGAGCAAGCGGTGCGCACAGGCCTTGGCCTGAAGGCGCAGATCAACCTGACTTCCGTCTTTGATCGCAAAAACTATTTCTATGCCGATTTGCCCAACGGCTATCAGATCAGCCAGTTCACGCAGCCCATCGTCGGCAAGGGCGAGATCATCCTTGACCTTGAGGGCGGCAAGTCGCGCACGGTCGGCATTACGCGCCTGCATCTTGAACAGGACGCGGGCAAAAGCATGCACGACCAAAGCCCCACGGAAACCTTTGTGGATTTAAACCGCGCGGGCGTGGCGCTGATGGAAGTGGTGTCTGAGCCCGACATGCGCAGTGGCGAAGAAGCCGCCGCGTACCTGAAGAAGCTACGTGCTATCGTGCGTTATCTGGGCAGTTGCGATGGTAATATGGAGGAAGGCTCCATGCGTTGCGACGTGAACATCTCTATGCGCCGCGTCGGGGTCACGACGCTCGGCACGCGCTGTGAGATCAAGAACGTGAACTCCATCCGCTTTGTGATGCAGGCGATTGACTATGAAGCGCAGCGTCAGGTGGAGATCCTTGAGGCCGGTGGGGAGGTCAAGCAGGAAACGCGCCTGTGGGACACGGGCAAGGGCATCACGCGTGCCATGCGCTCAAAGGAAGAGGCGCACGATTACCGCTATTTCCCCGATCCCGATTTGTTGCCGCTCGTTCTGGACGCGGCGTGGGTGGACGCGATCAAAGAGACACTGCCGGAATTGCCCGATGAAAAGAAGCAGCGCTTTATCAGCGAATACGGCCTGACCGACTATGACGCCTCGGTGTTGGTCGCGGAAAAGGCGAGCGCCGATTTCTTTGAAACGGTGGCCAAGGGTCGTGATGGCAAGCTGGCCGCCAACTGGTTGACGAGTGAGCTGTTCGGCGCGCTCAATAAAATGGGCAAGTCGATTGAGGAAAGCCCCATCAGTGGTGAGGCTCTGGGCGGCCTGATCGAGCTGATCAGCAACGATACGATTTCGGGACGCATCGCCAAGGACGTGTTTGCCGAGATGCTGGCCAGCGGCAAACCCGCCGCGCAAATTGTCGAGGAAAAAGGTCTGCGGCAGGTCACGGACATGGGCGCGATTGGCGCGGAGATCGACAAGATTCTGGCCGCGAATGGCGATAAGGTGGCCGAGTATCGCGCGGGCAAGGACAAGCTGTTCGGCTTTTTCGTCGGCCAAGTGATGAAGGCCACGGGCGGCAAGCTCAACCCCGCCATGCTGAATGATACACTGAAAGAAAAATTGAAAGGGTAA
- the ybgF gene encoding tol-pal system protein YbgF yields MIKHPLLASSALMIALVLVAPPLCAAQDEEAPYAANAASTGMEMRLSVVEDQMRALTGKVEQIDYAMRRIDTALQKMQSDADARLTKLESVPPAAIPAAAPPLLPSASGTPSPYRDEDEPTATGIPEPDQAPVSGTLGGVKVRGDKVTGAVAGAKAPPLPAKPADYGLTPQEQYERAFGLLRQANYDEAEKAFKSFIAKNPKDRLIDNAKYWHAETYYVRAKFGDAAAAFAEAYQQNPKGTKAPDSLLKMAMSLGSIEKTEDACNTLSALKSKYPNAAPTIRARADQERSKLKCK; encoded by the coding sequence ATGATCAAACATCCCCTCCTCGCCTCGTCCGCCCTTATGATTGCCCTTGTGCTTGTTGCGCCACCACTCTGCGCCGCTCAAGACGAGGAAGCCCCCTATGCCGCCAACGCCGCCAGCACAGGCATGGAAATGCGCCTGTCCGTTGTTGAAGATCAAATGCGTGCCCTAACAGGCAAGGTCGAGCAAATCGATTATGCCATGCGCCGCATTGATACGGCGTTGCAGAAAATGCAGTCAGATGCCGATGCGCGCCTGACCAAGTTGGAAAGCGTTCCGCCCGCCGCGATCCCTGCGGCTGCCCCCCCCCTGCTTCCGTCTGCATCGGGCACACCATCCCCCTACCGTGATGAGGATGAGCCTACGGCAACGGGCATTCCGGAGCCTGATCAAGCCCCCGTTTCCGGCACACTGGGCGGCGTCAAAGTGCGCGGCGATAAAGTTACAGGCGCAGTGGCAGGAGCCAAAGCGCCGCCGCTGCCCGCCAAGCCCGCCGATTATGGCCTGACCCCACAAGAGCAATACGAACGCGCGTTTGGTCTGTTGCGCCAAGCCAATTACGATGAAGCCGAAAAAGCGTTCAAAAGCTTTATCGCCAAGAACCCCAAAGACAGGCTGATCGATAACGCCAAGTACTGGCATGCCGAGACGTATTATGTTCGCGCCAAGTTTGGTGATGCTGCCGCGGCCTTTGCCGAGGCGTATCAGCAAAACCCCAAGGGAACCAAGGCCCCCGATTCTCTTTTGAAGATGGCAATGTCTTTGGGTTCCATCGAAAAGACCGAGGACGCGTGCAACACCCTGTCGGCGCTTAAAAGCAAATATCCCAACGCCGCGCCGACGATCCGCGCCCGTGCGGATCAAGAACGCTCTAAGTTAAAGTGCAAGTAG
- a CDS encoding phosphoglycerate kinase, which translates to MPDFQTIDDLRLSGKVALVRADMNVPMQGGRVSDATRLERLVPTIRDLQKAGAKIVLLSHFGRPKGQRDEAFSLRPVAEELSGILKDPVAFAEDCVGAVAQRAVEALQNGQILVLENTRFYPQEEANDLPFARQIAALGEVFINDAFSAAHRAHATTVALAELLPAAAGRLMEEELSALGKALDHPEKPLAALIGGSKISTKLDLLNNLVAKVDILVLGGGMANTFLAAKGTAIGKSLYEPDMLDTARAIMATADGRGCHILLPTDVVVAGETKAGAAHQTVSVNAVPADQMIFDLGEKTVKDIKENLSLCRTVIWNGPLGVFEMPPFDAATNEVAIAVADLTKRGKILSVAGGGDTVSALSHAGVTHGISYLSTAGGAFLEWLEGKTLPGVAALEKAVPAVKTGKVLI; encoded by the coding sequence ATGCCTGATTTTCAAACCATCGATGATCTTCGTTTGAGTGGCAAGGTCGCTCTTGTCCGCGCCGATATGAACGTGCCGATGCAGGGCGGCCGCGTGAGCGACGCCACGCGCCTTGAGCGGCTTGTGCCGACGATCCGCGATCTGCAAAAAGCGGGCGCGAAGATTGTGCTGCTCTCGCATTTCGGGCGGCCCAAGGGCCAGCGCGATGAGGCCTTTTCCCTGCGCCCCGTGGCAGAGGAGCTTAGCGGGATACTAAAGGATCCCGTTGCGTTTGCTGAGGATTGCGTGGGCGCGGTTGCGCAGCGCGCGGTGGAGGCTTTACAAAACGGCCAGATTTTGGTTTTGGAAAATACGCGCTTTTATCCGCAGGAAGAGGCGAACGATTTGCCTTTTGCGCGGCAGATTGCGGCGCTGGGCGAGGTCTTTATCAATGACGCTTTTTCCGCCGCGCACCGCGCCCATGCCACAACTGTCGCGCTGGCTGAGCTTTTGCCCGCCGCCGCAGGCCGTTTGATGGAGGAAGAGCTTTCGGCGCTTGGCAAGGCGTTGGATCATCCCGAAAAGCCGTTGGCGGCTTTGATTGGTGGCTCGAAAATCTCGACCAAGCTAGACCTGCTCAATAATCTCGTTGCCAAGGTGGACATTCTCGTTTTAGGCGGCGGGATGGCTAACACGTTTCTGGCCGCCAAGGGGACGGCTATCGGCAAGTCGCTGTACGAGCCGGACATGCTGGACACTGCCCGCGCTATTATGGCCACGGCGGACGGGCGCGGCTGTCATATCCTTTTGCCCACAGACGTTGTCGTGGCGGGCGAGACGAAGGCGGGCGCGGCGCATCAAACCGTTTCGGTGAACGCTGTTCCAGCGGATCAAATGATCTTTGATCTGGGAGAAAAAACAGTGAAGGATATTAAGGAAAACCTTTCCCTTTGTCGCACGGTGATTTGGAATGGCCCCTTGGGCGTTTTTGAAATGCCGCCGTTTGATGCCGCGACAAACGAAGTGGCCATCGCTGTTGCCGATCTCACCAAGCGCGGGAAGATTCTTTCGGTTGCTGGCGGCGGCGACACCGTTTCCGCGCTTAGCCATGCGGGCGTGACGCACGGCATCTCCTACCTTTCCACGGCGGGCGGCGCGTTCCTTGAATGGCTAGAGGGTAAAACGTTACCGGGTGTGGCCGCTTTGGAAAAGGCCGTCCCTGCCGTCAAAACAGGCAAGGTGCTTATATAA